From the genome of Gammaproteobacteria bacterium:
CCACCGATACACGACCAGCCTCCTGGACCGCTTCGCGCGCCGCGAGATCGTCCACAAGAACAAGGCTGCCCGGCACAAAAGCCGCTTGAGCGCCCGGTTGCGCGCCCTGGCAACGGCCGCCCCCGCGTCCGCGGAGCCGCCGCCAGAGCCTGCCGAACCCGCCGCGGACTAAAGCAACACCAGGTTATCGCGGTGCACGAGCTCCGGCTCGCGTGCGTGCCCCAGCAACTCTCCGATCAAGGAGCTGGGGCGTCCCATAAT
Proteins encoded in this window:
- the rpsT gene encoding 30S ribosomal protein S20, with product MANTASARKRAAQAAKRGQRDSGYRSMVRGALRKTARLIAAGNASEAEASHRYTTSLLDRFARREIVHKNKAARHKSRLSARLRALATAAPASAEPPPEPAEPAAD